The following are encoded together in the Candidatus Woesearchaeota archaeon genome:
- a CDS encoding exosome complex protein Rrp42, with product MVSKMNEQLREHIIKSLSAGIRFDGRKPLEYRTVSVEYGVSKNAEGSSRVKIGETEVIAGVKLSIDKPYPDTPDDGVMSVNAELLPLSSPEFEGGPPDEQSIELARVVDRGIRESKAIDTKKLCIKKNEKVWMISVDIVTINDSGNLIDASAIAALAALKDAKFPSVKDEMVDYKKLTAEKLPMKKDPMAITVYKIGGHFIVDPDLDEEKVYDARLTVTTTPDGTISALQKGGDLPLTMEDVEKMVDTGIDKAKELRKML from the coding sequence AGCCGGAATAAGGTTTGACGGAAGAAAGCCATTGGAATACAGAACTGTTTCAGTTGAGTACGGAGTTTCAAAAAACGCAGAAGGGTCTAGCAGGGTGAAAATCGGCGAAACAGAAGTTATTGCAGGAGTTAAGCTGAGCATTGACAAGCCCTATCCTGACACTCCTGACGATGGTGTGATGAGTGTAAATGCGGAATTATTGCCATTGTCAAGCCCTGAATTTGAAGGAGGCCCGCCAGATGAGCAGTCTATTGAGCTTGCAAGGGTTGTTGACAGGGGAATAAGAGAATCAAAGGCAATTGACACCAAGAAGCTGTGCATTAAGAAAAACGAGAAAGTATGGATGATAAGCGTTGATATTGTTACGATAAATGACTCGGGCAATTTGATTGATGCTTCTGCAATAGCAGCGCTTGCTGCATTGAAAGATGCAAAATTTCCCAGCGTTAAGGATGAAATGGTTGATTATAAGAAACTGACAGCTGAAAAGCTGCCCATGAAAAAGGATCCAATGGCAATAACAGTTTATAAGATCGGCGGGCATTTCATTGTTGACCCTGATTTGGATGAAGAAAAGGTCTATGACGCAAGATTAACTGTAACAACAACTCCTGACGGAACAATCTCGGCTCTGCAGAAAGGCGGAGATCTGCCATTGACAATGGAAGATGTTGAGAAGATGGTGGATACTGGGATTGACAAGGCAAAGGAGCTGAGGAAGATGCTTTAG